A genomic window from Brachyspira sp. SAP_772 includes:
- a CDS encoding YajQ family cyclic di-GMP-binding protein, with amino-acid sequence MPKDPSFDIVSVVDMQVMDDCVNVAVKEISNRFDFKGQNITIELNKGEKTVTITAPAEFVLNQVKDILFQKFIKRGLNQKSLREKKKEKASGDAVREINEIVNGIDKDLAKEIVKDIKDMKLKVQASIQDEQVRVSGAKKDDLQAVITMLKGKDYPIPLQFVNFR; translated from the coding sequence ATGCCAAAAGATCCAAGCTTTGATATAGTTTCAGTAGTAGATATGCAGGTTATGGACGATTGTGTTAATGTTGCTGTAAAGGAAATAAGCAATAGATTCGATTTTAAAGGTCAAAACATCACAATAGAACTAAATAAAGGTGAAAAAACTGTAACCATAACAGCACCTGCAGAGTTTGTACTTAATCAAGTAAAAGATATTTTATTTCAGAAGTTTATTAAAAGGGGCTTAAATCAAAAAAGTTTAAGAGAAAAGAAAAAAGAAAAAGCAAGCGGCGATGCTGTAAGAGAGATAAATGAAATAGTTAATGGTATAGATAAAGATTTAGCCAAAGAAATAGTAAAAGATATAAAAGACATGAAATTAAAAGTTCAGGCAAGTATACAAGATGAGCAAGTAAGAGTATCTGGTGCTAAAAAAGATGATTTGCAAGCAGTAATCACTATGCTAAAGGGAAAAGATTATCCTATACCTTTGCAATTTGTAAACTTTAGATAA
- a CDS encoding glycogen synthase, translating to MNVFMISSEAYPFSKTGGLGDIAGNLPHALKQVNVNSSLIIPLYKDNYKLINNNIYTTFDIKLGSETIQTEIIKHKHNNIDVYFVKNDFLFKRNGIYSEDSKDYEDNAKRFIAFTKSAIELLMYLHKKENIKLDIVHLHDWQSALAALYIKEIYNTEEAFKNTKVIFTIHNLAYQGNFNTDIYSLLNISWKYFIPSRIEFYGYVSFIKAGIILSDVVTTVSPNYAKEIQTEEFGCGLNNLLLNKNEQGKLFGVLNGMHDTQWNPKTDKYIKHNYDINTKENKKLIRNALYKELKIKEKNYPLVTMISRFDPQKGLDLIYSSFFELSTYDANFIFLFSSNNYFKDFENDFVARVKRAKNIRVLFLFDEALAHKLTAASDIYLMPSKFEPCGLNQIYSMKYGSLPIVHSVGGLKDTVINYNGAKTIKKATGFSFNEYSQKSFVEAMDLAFDLYYNNKNHFDNLVDNAMKKDYSLLKTALEYKKLYNKVLKNK from the coding sequence ATGAATGTATTTATGATTTCAAGTGAAGCCTATCCATTTTCAAAAACTGGAGGCTTAGGAGATATTGCAGGAAATCTTCCGCATGCTTTAAAACAAGTAAATGTTAATAGTTCTTTAATCATACCGCTTTATAAAGATAATTATAAACTAATAAACAATAACATATATACCACATTTGATATAAAGCTTGGATCAGAAACAATACAAACAGAAATTATTAAACATAAACATAATAATATTGACGTTTATTTTGTAAAGAATGATTTTTTGTTTAAAAGAAACGGTATATATTCAGAAGACTCTAAAGATTATGAAGATAATGCAAAAAGATTTATAGCTTTTACTAAGAGTGCCATAGAATTATTAATGTATCTACACAAAAAAGAAAATATTAAATTAGACATAGTTCATTTACATGATTGGCAAAGTGCATTAGCGGCACTCTATATAAAAGAAATATACAACACCGAAGAAGCTTTTAAAAACACAAAAGTAATATTTACTATTCATAACCTAGCCTATCAAGGCAATTTTAATACAGATATATACTCACTTCTCAATATCTCTTGGAAATATTTTATACCAAGCAGAATAGAGTTTTATGGATATGTAAGCTTTATAAAGGCAGGCATTATACTTTCAGATGTAGTAACAACAGTAAGCCCAAATTATGCCAAAGAGATACAAACAGAAGAGTTCGGATGCGGATTAAACAATTTACTTTTAAACAAAAATGAACAAGGAAAATTATTCGGCGTATTAAACGGAATGCATGACACTCAATGGAATCCAAAAACAGATAAATATATAAAACATAATTATGATATAAACACGAAAGAAAATAAGAAATTAATAAGAAATGCTTTATATAAAGAATTAAAAATAAAAGAAAAAAATTATCCATTAGTTACCATGATATCAAGATTCGACCCTCAAAAGGGGCTTGATTTAATATATTCATCTTTCTTTGAACTTTCTACTTATGATGCTAATTTTATATTTTTATTTAGCAGTAATAATTATTTTAAAGATTTTGAGAATGATTTTGTAGCGAGAGTAAAGAGAGCAAAAAATATAAGAGTGTTATTTTTATTTGATGAAGCATTAGCACATAAGCTAACAGCAGCAAGTGATATATATTTAATGCCTAGTAAATTTGAACCTTGCGGACTTAATCAAATATACAGCATGAAATATGGAAGCCTCCCAATAGTGCATTCTGTAGGCGGGCTTAAAGATACAGTTATAAATTACAACGGAGCTAAGACAATAAAAAAGGCAACTGGTTTTTCATTTAATGAATACTCTCAAAAGTCATTTGTAGAAGCTATGGACTTAGCGTTCGATTTATATTATAATAATAAAAATCATTTCGATAATCTTGTAGATAATGCTATGAAAAAAGATTATTCGCTTTTAAAAACTGCTTTAGAATACAAAAAACTTTATAATAAAGTTTTAAAAAATAAATAA